Proteins from a genomic interval of Marmota flaviventris isolate mMarFla1 chromosome 8, mMarFla1.hap1, whole genome shotgun sequence:
- the Rassf1 gene encoding ras association domain-containing protein 1 isoform X3 produces the protein MSLNKDGSYTGFIKVQLKLVRPVSVPSNKKPTSLQDARKGPGRGTAVRRRTSFYLPKDAVKHLHVLSRTRAHEVIEALLRKFLVVDDPRKFALFERAERHGQVYLRKLSDDEQPLRLRLLAGPSEKTLSFILKENDSGEVNWDAFSMPELHNFLRILQREEEEHLRQILQKYSHCRQKIQEALHACPLG, from the exons ATGAGCCTG aacaAGGATGGCTCCTACACAGGCTTCATCAAGGTTCAGCTAAAGCTGGTCCGCCCTGTCTCAGTGCCCTCCAACAAGAAACCGACCTCCTTACAGGATGCCCGGAAGGGCCCAGGGCGGGGTACAGCTGTGAGGCGACGGACTTCCTTTTACCTACCCAAGGATGCTGTCAAACACCTGCATGTGCTGTCACGCACACGGGCACACGAGGTTATTGAAGCCCTGCTGCGCAAGTTCTTGGTGGTGGATGATCCTCGCAAGTTTGCACTCTTTGAACGGGCTGAGCGTCATGGCCAAG TGTACTTGCGGAAACTGTCAGATGATGAGCAGCCCCTGCGTCTACGACTCCTTGCAGGACCTAGTGAGAAGACCCTGAGCTTCATCCTAAAGGAGAATGACTCTGGGGAGGTGAAT TGGGATGCTTTCAGCATGCCTGAACTACACAACTTCCTACGCATCCTGCAGCGAGAGGAAGAAGAACACCTCCGCCAGATCCTGCAGAAGTACTCCCATTGCCGCCAGAAGATCCAAGAGGCCCTGCATGCCTGCCCCCTGGGGTGA
- the Tusc2 gene encoding tumor suppressor candidate 2 — protein MGASGSKARGLWPFTSTTGGGGPEAAGSEQALVRPRGRPVPPFVFTRRGSMFYDEDGDLAHEFYEETIVTKNGQKRAKLRRVHKNLIPQGFVKLDPPRLHVDFPVILYEV, from the exons ATGGGCGCCAGCGGCTCCAAAGCTCGGGGCCTTTGGCCCTTCACCTCTACGACAGGGGGCGGCGGCCCGGAGGCAGCGGGCAGTGAACAAGCTTTGGTGCGGCCTCGAGGCCGCCCGGTGCCCCCCTTCGTATTCACGCGCCGCGG CTCCATGTTCTATGACGAGGATGGGGATCTGGCTCATGAGTTCTACGAAGAGACAATCGTCACCAAGAATGGACAGAAGCGGGCCAAACTGAGGCGGGTGCATAAGAATCTGATTCCTCAG GGCTTCGTGAAGCTGGATCCCCCCCGCCTCCATGTGGATTTCCCTGTGATTCTCTACGAGGTGTGA
- the Hyal2 gene encoding hyaluronidase-2: MLAGLGPTITLALVLAVAWAMELKPTVPPIFTGRPFVVAWDVPTQDCAPRHKVPLDLSAFDVEASPNEGFVNQNITIFYYDRLGLYPRFDSTGTSVHGGVPQNVNLRAHLQMLKKPVEHYIRTQEPAGLAVIDWEDWRPVWVRNWQDKDVYRQSSRQLVASRHPDWPSDRIVKQAQYEFESNARQFMLETLRYVKAVRPRHLWGFYLFPDCYNHDYVQNWESYTGRCPDVEVARNDQLAWLWAESTALFPSVYLDETLASSAHGRNFVSFRVQEALRVAHTHHANHALPVYVFTRPTYTRKLTGLSEMDLISTIGESAALGAAGVILWGDSVYTSSMETCQYLKNYLTQLLVPYVVNVSWATQYCSRDQCNGHGRCVRRNPSANTFLHLSASSFRLVPGRAPGEPQLRPEGELSRADLNYLQTHFRCQCYLGWGGEQCQWDHRRTTGGASGAWTGSHFTSLLALVAVALT, encoded by the exons ATGCTGGCAGGCCTGGGCCCCACCATCACACTGGCCTTGGTGCTAGCGGTGGCATGGGCCATGGAGCTCAAGCCCACAGTGCCACCCATCTTCACAGGCCGGCCCTTTGTGGTAGCATGGGATGTGCCCACACAGGACTGTGCCCCACGACACAAGGTGCCACTGGACCTGAGTGCCTTTGATGTGGAGGCTTCACCTAATGAGGGTTTTGTGAACCAGAATATCACCATCTTCTACTACGACCGTCTAGGCCTGTATCCACGCTTTGATTCAACTGGGACATCGGTGCATGGTGGTGTGCCACAGAATGTTAACCTCCGGGCACACCTACAGATGCTGAAGAAACCTGTAGAGCACTATATTCGCACCCAGGAGCCTGCAGGGCTGGCAGTCATTGACTGGGAGGACTGGCGGCCTGTGTGGGTGCGCAATTGGCAGGACAAGGATGTATACCGCCAGTCATCACGCCAGCTGGTAGCCAGTCGGCACCCTGACTGGCCATCAGACCGAATAGTCAAACAGGCACAATATGAATTTGAGTCCAATGCACGGCAGTTCATGCTGGAAACACTACGCTATGTCAAGGCAGTCAGACCTCGACACCTCTGGGGCTTCTACCTCTTTCCTGATTGCTATAACCATGATTATGTACAGAACTGGGAGAGCTACACAGGCCGCTGCCCTGATGTTGAGGTGGCCCGCAATGACCAGCTGGCCTGGTTGTGGGCTGAGAGCACGGCTCTCTTTCCCTCCGTTTACCTGGACGAGACACTAGCTTCCTCTGCTCATGGCCGCAACTTTGTCAGTTTCCGTGTTCAGGAAGCCCTTCGTGTAGCTCACACCCATCATGCGAACCATGCACTCCCAGTCTACGTCTTCACACGGCCCACCTATACCCGCAAGCTCACAGGGCTTAGTGAG ATGGACCTTATCTCTACCATTGGCGAGAGTGCAGCCCTGGGTGCAGCTGGTGTCATCCTCTGGGGTGACTCAGTATACACCTCAAGTATG GAGACCTGCCAGTACCTCAAGAATTACCTGACACAGCTGTTGGTCCCCTATGTAGTCAATGTGTCTTGGGCTACCCAGTATTGCAGCCGGGACCAGTGCAATGGTCATGGGCGCTGTGTGCGCCGCAACCCCAGCGCCAATACCTTCTTGCACCTCAGCGCCAGCAGCTTCCGCCTAGTACCTGGCCGAGCACCTGGTGAACCCCAGCTGCGACCTGAGGGGGAGCTTAGCCGGGCGGACCTCAACTACCTGCAGACGCACTTTCGCTGCCAGTGCTACTTAGGCTGGGGTGGTGAGCAATGCCAGTGGGACCATAGGCGGACAACTGGAGGTGCCAGTGGGGCCTGGACTGGTTCCCATTTCACCAGTCTGCTGGCTTTAGTAGCTGTGGCCCTCACCTAG
- the Hyal1 gene encoding hyaluronidase-1 isoform X2, with protein MTPFNPEVSSDPPTATAAHLLHICTLLLTLVYVAQGSRGPVVPNRPFITVWNANTQWCLETHGIDVDVSVFDVIANRGQTFRGPNMTIFYSTQLGTYPYYTTTGEPVFGGLPQNASLHAHLARTFQDIQDAMPESDFSGLAVIDWEAWRPRWAFNWDTKDIYRQRSRALVRAQHPDWPETWVEAEAQAQFQEAAQAWMAGTLQLGQALRPRGLWGFYGFPDCYNYDFLRSNYTGECPPGICAQNDQLGWLWNQSRALYPSIYLPAVLAGTGKAQMYVRHRVSEAFRVIMAARDPSLPVLPYTQIFYDMTNRLLPLESCQAIKEYMDTTLGPFILNVTSGALLCSQALCSGHGRCARRSNHPEALLILNPDSFSIQLMPGGRSLTLKGALSLEDQAQMAMEFKCHCYHGWRGEWCEQQGM; from the exons ATGACACCCTTCAACCCTGAG GTTTCCTCAGACCCACCTACTGCCACTGCAGCCCACCTGCTTCACATCTGTACCCTCTTGCTGACTTTGGTCTACGTGGCTCAAGGCTCCAGGGGTCCTGTGGTACCCAACCGGCCCTTCATCACAGTTTGGAATGCAAACACCCAGTGGTGCCTGGAGACGCATGGAATAGATGTGGATGTCAGTGTCTTTGATGTGATAGCCAACCGGGGGCAGACCTTCCGCGGCCCTAACATGACCATTTTCTACAGCACGCAACTGGGGACCTACCCCTACTACACAACTACTGGGGAGCCTGTATTTGGTGGCTTGCCCCAGAATGCCAGCCTGCATGCCCACCTGGCCCGCACATTTCAGGATATCCAGGATGCCATGCCTGAATCTGACTTCTCAGGGCTGGCAGTGATTGACTGGGAGGCATGGCGCCCACGCTGGGCCTTCAACTGGGATACCAAGGACATTTACCGGCAGCGTTCTCGGGCACTGGTAAGGGCACAGCATCCTGACTGGCCAGAAACTTGGGTGGAGGCAGAAGCCCAGGCCCAGTTCCAGGAAGCTGCACAGGCCTGGATGGCAGGCACCCTCCAGTTGGGACAGGCACTGCGTCCCCGTGGTCTCTGGGGCTTCTATGGCTTCCCTGACTGCTACAACTATGACTTTCTAAGGTCCAACTACACAGGCGAATGCCCACCAGGCATCTGTGCCCAGAACGATCAGCTAGGGTGGCTGTGGAACCAGAGCCGTGCCCTCTATCCCAGTATCTATCTGCCTGCAGTGTTGGCGGGCACAGGGAAAGCACAGATGTATGTACGTCATCGTGTGAGTGAGGCATTTCGTGTGATTATGGCTGCCAGGGACCCCAGTCTGCCGGTGCTGCCCTACACCCAGATCTTCTATGACATGACAAACCGACTTCTGCCCCTG GAATCATGTCAGGCCATCAAGGAATATATGGATACTACCCTGGGGCCCTTCATCCTGAACGTGACCAGTGGAGCTCTTCTTTGCAGTCAAGCCCTGTGCTCTGGCCATGGCCGTTGTGCCCGTCGCTCCAACCACCCTGAAGCTCTCCTTATCCTCAACCCTGACAGTTTCTCCATCCAGCTTATGCCTGGTGGCAGGTCCTTGACCCTGAAGGGTGCCCTCTCACTTGAGGATCAGGCACAAATGGCTATGGAGTTCAAATGTCACTGCTATCATGGCTGGCGTGGAGAGTGGTGTGAGCAGCAGGGCATGTGA
- the Hyal1 gene encoding hyaluronidase-1 isoform X1 — MTPFNPEVSSDPPTATAAHLLHICTLLLTLVYVAQGSRGPVVPNRPFITVWNANTQWCLETHGIDVDVSVFDVIANRGQTFRGPNMTIFYSTQLGTYPYYTTTGEPVFGGLPQNASLHAHLARTFQDIQDAMPESDFSGLAVIDWEAWRPRWAFNWDTKDIYRQRSRALVRAQHPDWPETWVEAEAQAQFQEAAQAWMAGTLQLGQALRPRGLWGFYGFPDCYNYDFLRSNYTGECPPGICAQNDQLGWLWNQSRALYPSIYLPAVLAGTGKAQMYVRHRVSEAFRVIMAARDPSLPVLPYTQIFYDMTNRLLPLEELEHTLGESAAQGAAGVVLWVSWENTSTKESCQAIKEYMDTTLGPFILNVTSGALLCSQALCSGHGRCARRSNHPEALLILNPDSFSIQLMPGGRSLTLKGALSLEDQAQMAMEFKCHCYHGWRGEWCEQQGM; from the exons ATGACACCCTTCAACCCTGAG GTTTCCTCAGACCCACCTACTGCCACTGCAGCCCACCTGCTTCACATCTGTACCCTCTTGCTGACTTTGGTCTACGTGGCTCAAGGCTCCAGGGGTCCTGTGGTACCCAACCGGCCCTTCATCACAGTTTGGAATGCAAACACCCAGTGGTGCCTGGAGACGCATGGAATAGATGTGGATGTCAGTGTCTTTGATGTGATAGCCAACCGGGGGCAGACCTTCCGCGGCCCTAACATGACCATTTTCTACAGCACGCAACTGGGGACCTACCCCTACTACACAACTACTGGGGAGCCTGTATTTGGTGGCTTGCCCCAGAATGCCAGCCTGCATGCCCACCTGGCCCGCACATTTCAGGATATCCAGGATGCCATGCCTGAATCTGACTTCTCAGGGCTGGCAGTGATTGACTGGGAGGCATGGCGCCCACGCTGGGCCTTCAACTGGGATACCAAGGACATTTACCGGCAGCGTTCTCGGGCACTGGTAAGGGCACAGCATCCTGACTGGCCAGAAACTTGGGTGGAGGCAGAAGCCCAGGCCCAGTTCCAGGAAGCTGCACAGGCCTGGATGGCAGGCACCCTCCAGTTGGGACAGGCACTGCGTCCCCGTGGTCTCTGGGGCTTCTATGGCTTCCCTGACTGCTACAACTATGACTTTCTAAGGTCCAACTACACAGGCGAATGCCCACCAGGCATCTGTGCCCAGAACGATCAGCTAGGGTGGCTGTGGAACCAGAGCCGTGCCCTCTATCCCAGTATCTATCTGCCTGCAGTGTTGGCGGGCACAGGGAAAGCACAGATGTATGTACGTCATCGTGTGAGTGAGGCATTTCGTGTGATTATGGCTGCCAGGGACCCCAGTCTGCCGGTGCTGCCCTACACCCAGATCTTCTATGACATGACAAACCGACTTCTGCCCCTG GAGGAGTTGGAGCATACCCTGGGAGAGAGTGCAGCCCAGGGGGCAGCAGGAGTGGTGCTCTGGGTGAGCTGGGAAAACACAAGCACCAAG GAATCATGTCAGGCCATCAAGGAATATATGGATACTACCCTGGGGCCCTTCATCCTGAACGTGACCAGTGGAGCTCTTCTTTGCAGTCAAGCCCTGTGCTCTGGCCATGGCCGTTGTGCCCGTCGCTCCAACCACCCTGAAGCTCTCCTTATCCTCAACCCTGACAGTTTCTCCATCCAGCTTATGCCTGGTGGCAGGTCCTTGACCCTGAAGGGTGCCCTCTCACTTGAGGATCAGGCACAAATGGCTATGGAGTTCAAATGTCACTGCTATCATGGCTGGCGTGGAGAGTGGTGTGAGCAGCAGGGCATGTGA
- the Hyal1 gene encoding hyaluronidase-1 isoform X3 — protein sequence MPESDFSGLAVIDWEAWRPRWAFNWDTKDIYRQRSRALVRAQHPDWPETWVEAEAQAQFQEAAQAWMAGTLQLGQALRPRGLWGFYGFPDCYNYDFLRSNYTGECPPGICAQNDQLGWLWNQSRALYPSIYLPAVLAGTGKAQMYVRHRVSEAFRVIMAARDPSLPVLPYTQIFYDMTNRLLPLEELEHTLGESAAQGAAGVVLWVSWENTSTKESCQAIKEYMDTTLGPFILNVTSGALLCSQALCSGHGRCARRSNHPEALLILNPDSFSIQLMPGGRSLTLKGALSLEDQAQMAMEFKCHCYHGWRGEWCEQQGM from the exons ATGCCTGAATCTGACTTCTCAGGGCTGGCAGTGATTGACTGGGAGGCATGGCGCCCACGCTGGGCCTTCAACTGGGATACCAAGGACATTTACCGGCAGCGTTCTCGGGCACTGGTAAGGGCACAGCATCCTGACTGGCCAGAAACTTGGGTGGAGGCAGAAGCCCAGGCCCAGTTCCAGGAAGCTGCACAGGCCTGGATGGCAGGCACCCTCCAGTTGGGACAGGCACTGCGTCCCCGTGGTCTCTGGGGCTTCTATGGCTTCCCTGACTGCTACAACTATGACTTTCTAAGGTCCAACTACACAGGCGAATGCCCACCAGGCATCTGTGCCCAGAACGATCAGCTAGGGTGGCTGTGGAACCAGAGCCGTGCCCTCTATCCCAGTATCTATCTGCCTGCAGTGTTGGCGGGCACAGGGAAAGCACAGATGTATGTACGTCATCGTGTGAGTGAGGCATTTCGTGTGATTATGGCTGCCAGGGACCCCAGTCTGCCGGTGCTGCCCTACACCCAGATCTTCTATGACATGACAAACCGACTTCTGCCCCTG GAGGAGTTGGAGCATACCCTGGGAGAGAGTGCAGCCCAGGGGGCAGCAGGAGTGGTGCTCTGGGTGAGCTGGGAAAACACAAGCACCAAG GAATCATGTCAGGCCATCAAGGAATATATGGATACTACCCTGGGGCCCTTCATCCTGAACGTGACCAGTGGAGCTCTTCTTTGCAGTCAAGCCCTGTGCTCTGGCCATGGCCGTTGTGCCCGTCGCTCCAACCACCCTGAAGCTCTCCTTATCCTCAACCCTGACAGTTTCTCCATCCAGCTTATGCCTGGTGGCAGGTCCTTGACCCTGAAGGGTGCCCTCTCACTTGAGGATCAGGCACAAATGGCTATGGAGTTCAAATGTCACTGCTATCATGGCTGGCGTGGAGAGTGGTGTGAGCAGCAGGGCATGTGA